A single genomic interval of Odontesthes bonariensis isolate fOdoBon6 chromosome 3, fOdoBon6.hap1, whole genome shotgun sequence harbors:
- the LOC142377011 gene encoding odorant receptor 131-2-like, which translates to MNSSSYDYNVSSSVGYRDSASTAVAKNVMVLALGLTINYINGTLIHTFRKHQIFYVNPRYILFTHLVLNDMIQLTATINLFVLSYIFYKINASLCCFIITFAAFTTLNTPLNLAVMAVECYIAVCLPLRHPQLCTIKRTYILIGCIWALSALSVLPDIFLVLATEPLRLFYSTIFCERDNLFRHPISLEKRDFSYLIYLSGVWLTLIYTYFRIFFAAKAANSVDGNIKKARNTILLHGFQLMLSMLTFLAPLLKTALVNWFPKYYIQALFVWYILIQIFPRFISPIVYGLRDKTFKQYLRKYLLCTKKKAPKRPGETHPCILLQ; encoded by the exons ATGAATTCCTCATCTTATGACTACAACGTGTCGAGCAGTGTGGGCTATCGAGACTCTGCGAGCACAGCTGTGGCCAAAAATGTGATGGTCCTGGCTCTTGGCCTCACTATTAACTACATCAATGGCACACTGATTCACACTTTCAGAAAACACCAG atATTTTATGTGAATCCTCGTTACATCCTGTTCACCCATCTTGTGTTAAACGATATGATCCAGCTCACTGCAACCATCAACCTGTTTGTCTTAAGTTATATTTTCTATAAGATCAACGCTTCCCTCTGTTGCTTCATTATTACTTTTGCTGCTTTCACCACCCTTAACACTCCCTTAAATTTAGCTGTGATGGCAGTAGAGTGTTAcatagctgtttgtttaccactGCGACACCCTCAGCTCTGTACCATTAAAAGAACATATATATTGATCGGCTGTATTTGGGCTTTAAGCGCACTGTCAGTTCTACCAGACATCTTCCTTGTTCTAGCAACAGAGCCTCTACGCTTATTTTATTCTACAATATTTTGTGAGAGGGATAACCTGTTCAGACACCCAATAAGTTTAGAAAAGAGAGATTTTTCTTACCTAATTTATCTAAGTGGCGTTTGGCTCACCCTCATCTACACCTACTTCAGGATCTTCTTTGCTGCCAAAGCTGCTAATTCAGTAGATGGAAATATAAAGAAAGCCAGGAACACAATCCTGCTCCATGGTTTCCAACTAATGTTGAGTATGTTAACTTTTTTAGCCCCTCTTTTGAAAACAGCTTTGGTGAACTGGTTCCCTAAATATTACATACAAGCACTCTTTGTTTGGTACATCCTCATTCAGATTTTCCCCAGGTTTATCAGTCCAATTGTGTATGGGCTACGAGACAAGACATTTAAACAGTACTTGAGAAAGTATCTGCTGTgtacaaagaaaaaag ctcccaaaagaccaggagaaactcatccatgcattcttctccagtag